A genome region from Nocardia sp. NBC_01730 includes the following:
- a CDS encoding 4Fe-4S dicluster domain-containing protein — MTPDTALVLDRAGLDRLIEVLIDDGYRVIGPTVRDNAIVLAELASGGELPSGWGVDSAPGRYRLRRRDDAAVFGHSAGPQSWKQFLHPPHRTVWTSDPDVRVQPVDEPPPRDAFLGVRGCDLASIAILDRVLGAGAHPDSSFARKRQGLFVVAANCTEPGAVCFCVSMGTGPQVGPGYDIALTERIDEHGHRFLVEVGSADGERVMALVTARTASDAEVTDARAAVAEAANRMYRAMPEVDLPTLLRESRESPHWQDVASRCLTCGNCTMVCPTCYCTTTEDVTDLTGEHAERRQRWVSCFELDYSYVHGGSVRKSGESRYRQWISHKLGTWHDQFGSSGCVGCGRCIAWCPVGIDITAEMSRLAELAEGGTEDV, encoded by the coding sequence ATGACACCTGATACGGCACTGGTGCTCGATCGCGCGGGTCTGGACCGCCTGATCGAGGTGCTCATCGACGACGGTTACCGGGTGATCGGCCCGACCGTACGCGACAACGCGATCGTGCTCGCCGAACTGGCCTCGGGCGGCGAACTGCCCTCGGGTTGGGGGGTGGATTCCGCGCCGGGCCGATACCGATTGCGCCGTCGCGATGACGCCGCGGTGTTCGGGCACTCCGCCGGACCTCAGTCCTGGAAACAGTTCCTGCATCCGCCGCACCGCACGGTGTGGACCAGCGACCCTGACGTCCGCGTACAGCCCGTCGACGAACCTCCCCCCCGGGACGCGTTCCTCGGGGTGCGCGGCTGCGACCTGGCATCCATCGCCATCCTGGATCGAGTGCTCGGAGCGGGGGCACACCCGGACAGCTCCTTCGCCCGGAAACGCCAGGGCCTGTTCGTGGTCGCGGCGAACTGCACCGAGCCGGGCGCGGTGTGTTTCTGCGTCTCCATGGGCACCGGCCCGCAGGTGGGACCGGGATACGACATCGCACTCACCGAGCGCATCGACGAGCATGGCCACCGGTTCTTGGTCGAGGTGGGCAGTGCGGACGGTGAGCGTGTCATGGCGTTGGTGACGGCTCGCACCGCCAGCGACGCCGAGGTGACCGACGCCCGGGCGGCCGTGGCCGAGGCCGCGAACAGGATGTATCGCGCCATGCCTGAGGTCGACCTGCCGACGCTGTTGCGCGAATCGCGTGAGTCGCCGCATTGGCAGGATGTGGCGAGTCGGTGCTTGACCTGTGGCAACTGCACGATGGTCTGCCCCACCTGCTACTGCACCACTACCGAGGACGTCACCGACCTGACCGGCGAGCACGCCGAGCGGCGACAGCGGTGGGTGTCGTGTTTCGAATTGGACTACTCCTACGTGCATGGCGGCAGCGTGCGGAAATCCGGCGAGAGTCGGTATCGCCAGTGGATCAGCCACAAACTGGGCACGTGGCACGACCAGTTCGGCAGCTCGGGATGCGTCGGCTGCGGTCGGTGTATCGCGTGGTGCCCGGTCGGCATCGACATCACCGCAGAAATGTCCCGGCTCGCCGAACTCGCCGAGGGAGGCACCGAGGATGTATGA
- a CDS encoding sensor histidine kinase, translating into MERQPSGPHPNGRTPVTETLSQLRLHELLIEVQERIALIVDVRDRMDRLIEAMLVITSGLDLDNTLRAIVHAAIELVDAEYGALGVRETDNTSNELAEFVYEGIDDRTRVLIGDLPRGHGVLGLLIQQPEPIRLANLSDHPSSVGFPPHHPPMHTFLGVPVQVRGEVFGNLYLTQKTGGQEFTEDDEIVVQALAAAAGIAIENARLYEQSCLRQKWLEATRDVATELLAGGEPSEVLDLLAERALTLTESACTYLALPEDPDIPHDDVTELIVVAAAGKGCEELTGQRIPLEQSQTGEAFRNGRMIAVDKLSSFGLFDSTPQLGPALILPLRAGQSVLGVLTTVRPTNTPALDTSAQSMMAAIADQAALALQLAHTQRRMRELDVLSDRDRIARAMHDHVIQRLFAVGLSLQGTVQRARAPEIKSRLMETVDDVQSIVQDIRHSIFDLQSNTAADSSNYRKHLHDIIVDMTAESGLRTTVRLAGPVAVLAPPLSDDVEAVLREAVSNVVRHASATTVSVELHVGDDVTIEVTDNGIGLPDDITRRSGLANLAKRAEQAGGRLSINKLPTGGTTLRWTAPLP; encoded by the coding sequence ATGGAACGACAGCCGTCCGGGCCACACCCGAATGGCCGGACACCGGTCACCGAAACGCTGTCCCAACTGCGACTCCACGAACTTCTGATCGAAGTTCAGGAGCGGATCGCGCTGATCGTCGACGTCCGCGACCGGATGGACCGGCTCATCGAGGCCATGCTGGTGATCACCTCCGGCCTCGACCTCGACAACACACTGCGCGCCATCGTGCACGCCGCCATCGAACTCGTCGACGCCGAGTACGGCGCACTCGGAGTCCGCGAGACCGACAACACCAGCAATGAACTCGCCGAGTTCGTCTACGAAGGCATCGATGACCGCACTCGCGTATTGATCGGTGACCTGCCACGCGGCCACGGGGTGCTCGGTCTGCTCATACAACAACCCGAACCCATCCGACTAGCTAACCTTTCAGACCACCCATCCTCAGTCGGCTTCCCTCCACATCATCCACCCATGCACACCTTCCTCGGGGTGCCCGTGCAAGTCCGCGGCGAAGTCTTCGGCAACCTCTACCTCACCCAGAAAACGGGAGGCCAAGAGTTCACCGAAGACGACGAGATCGTCGTACAAGCCCTCGCCGCAGCCGCGGGCATCGCCATCGAGAATGCCCGACTCTACGAGCAGTCCTGCCTACGGCAGAAATGGCTCGAGGCGACCCGCGACGTCGCCACCGAACTACTGGCGGGCGGCGAGCCGAGCGAGGTCCTCGATCTTCTCGCCGAGCGAGCACTCACGCTCACCGAATCCGCATGCACATACCTTGCCCTGCCCGAAGACCCCGACATCCCGCACGACGATGTGACCGAACTGATCGTGGTAGCCGCCGCAGGCAAGGGCTGCGAAGAACTCACCGGACAACGGATACCACTCGAACAATCCCAAACCGGTGAAGCCTTTCGGAACGGGCGCATGATCGCAGTCGACAAGTTGTCCTCCTTCGGGCTCTTCGACTCGACTCCCCAGCTCGGTCCAGCGCTGATTCTTCCGCTACGAGCCGGGCAATCCGTCCTCGGTGTGCTCACCACCGTCCGGCCCACCAACACTCCAGCCCTCGACACCTCCGCGCAGTCGATGATGGCCGCAATCGCCGACCAAGCCGCGCTAGCACTGCAACTGGCCCACACCCAGCGTCGGATGCGGGAACTCGACGTCCTATCCGACCGCGACCGCATAGCCCGAGCCATGCACGACCACGTCATCCAGCGACTTTTCGCGGTCGGACTGTCTCTCCAGGGAACGGTGCAGCGGGCGCGGGCGCCGGAGATCAAGTCCCGGCTGATGGAAACCGTCGACGACGTCCAGTCGATCGTGCAGGATATCCGCCATTCGATCTTCGACCTGCAGAGCAATACGGCAGCGGATTCCTCGAATTACCGCAAACACCTACACGACATCATCGTCGACATGACCGCCGAGAGTGGACTTCGTACCACCGTGCGATTGGCTGGACCCGTCGCCGTACTGGCGCCCCCACTGTCCGACGATGTGGAGGCCGTCCTCCGAGAAGCGGTCAGCAACGTCGTCCGGCATGCCTCGGCAACCACCGTGTCGGTCGAATTGCACGTAGGCGACGATGTCACCATCGAAGTGACCGACAACGGAATCGGTCTACCTGACGACATCACCCGCCGCAGCGGCCTCGCAAACCTCGCCAAACGCGCCGAACAAGCAGGCGGCAGGCTCAGCATCAACAAACTTCCAACTGGCGGCACCACCCTGCGCTGGACAGCGCCGCTGCCCTGA
- a CDS encoding Acg family FMN-binding oxidoreductase, translating to MDHGLPDDNTVKTALALAVRAPSIHNIQPWRWRIADRSVHLYLDPARALPSTDPDTRDLVLSCGAALHHLSVAFAALGWSSVVHRLPNPAEPNHLAAMELVRHRPTPLDVAMSAAISHRRTDRRHYSSWPIPSGYLGLVTERAAALGAVLRQASDLSRDHLIEAIRDAASRHAADPDYQFELATWSGRHSTEDGVPVRNTPSPRAEDELPARDFAAPQLIDAAQEPDYAELLVLGTSADDRLSRLRAGEAMSAVLLTATNVGLATCPLTEPMEIAEVRSRVRLGVLDDSAYPQVVIRIGWAPTSAPPLQATPRRAVEDVVDTFEKADRH from the coding sequence ATGGACCACGGACTGCCCGACGACAACACCGTCAAGACAGCGCTGGCGCTCGCGGTGCGGGCGCCGTCCATACACAACATTCAGCCATGGCGGTGGCGGATCGCTGACCGATCCGTGCACCTCTACCTGGACCCCGCGCGGGCGCTACCATCCACAGATCCCGATACACGCGATCTCGTGCTCAGCTGTGGTGCCGCACTGCATCATCTGAGTGTCGCCTTCGCGGCGCTGGGCTGGTCGTCGGTGGTGCATCGGCTGCCGAATCCGGCAGAACCGAATCACCTGGCAGCGATGGAGCTGGTGCGGCATCGGCCGACTCCGCTGGACGTCGCGATGAGCGCCGCGATATCGCACCGGCGGACGGACCGCAGACACTACAGCTCCTGGCCGATCCCATCCGGATACCTCGGGCTGGTTACCGAGCGCGCGGCCGCACTCGGCGCGGTCCTGCGCCAGGCTTCCGATCTCTCCCGCGACCACTTGATCGAGGCGATACGTGACGCTGCGAGCAGACATGCGGCGGATCCGGACTACCAGTTCGAGCTGGCCACCTGGAGTGGAAGGCACAGTACCGAGGACGGTGTCCCGGTCAGGAACACCCCGAGTCCGCGCGCGGAGGACGAGCTGCCCGCACGGGATTTCGCGGCGCCGCAGCTCATCGATGCCGCGCAGGAGCCCGACTACGCGGAGCTGCTTGTGCTCGGTACGTCGGCCGATGACCGTTTGTCCCGGTTGCGGGCAGGTGAGGCGATGAGCGCGGTCCTGCTGACCGCCACCAATGTCGGTTTGGCGACGTGCCCGTTGACCGAGCCGATGGAAATCGCGGAGGTGCGCAGCAGGGTCCGCCTCGGCGTACTGGACGATAGCGCCTACCCCCAAGTGGTCATCCGGATAGGTTGGGCACCGACCAGCGCGCCGCCGCTGCAGGCCACCCCCCGCCGTGCGGTCGAGGACGTGGTGGATACATTCGAGAAGGCCGATCGACACTGA
- a CDS encoding flavodoxin family protein, with the protein MRARIVYESMFGNTAAVAEAIARGLRKHATVELLNVCAAAEVPEPSVDLLVVGGPTHAFGLSRKRTRQDAAERTDAPLAVDIGIREWLDAALPVPEGSRAVAFGTKVGSPPWLPGSAARAAGRRLRHLGYQLADDPADFLVDGMTGPVTAGELDRARAWAERLAHTELDRVAHRV; encoded by the coding sequence ATGCGGGCACGGATCGTCTATGAATCGATGTTCGGCAACACTGCCGCTGTTGCCGAGGCCATCGCCCGAGGATTGCGCAAGCACGCGACGGTCGAGCTGCTGAACGTCTGCGCCGCGGCGGAAGTACCCGAGCCGTCGGTGGATCTGCTCGTGGTCGGCGGACCGACCCACGCCTTCGGGCTGAGCAGGAAACGGACCCGGCAGGACGCCGCCGAGCGAACCGACGCGCCGCTCGCGGTCGACATCGGGATCCGGGAATGGCTCGACGCCGCGCTGCCGGTCCCCGAGGGCAGCAGGGCCGTTGCTTTCGGCACCAAAGTCGGGAGCCCGCCCTGGCTGCCCGGGTCGGCGGCGCGCGCCGCCGGAAGACGCCTACGGCATTTGGGTTATCAGCTCGCCGACGATCCGGCTGATTTCCTGGTCGATGGCATGACCGGGCCGGTCACCGCGGGTGAGCTCGACCGCGCCCGTGCCTGGGCCGAACGCCTCGCGCACACCGAACTCGACCGCGTCGCGCATCGGGTCTGA
- a CDS encoding DUF302 domain-containing protein, with protein MSYPVAVVESVPHTVLELRRTVRADHAGDDIGSGMEALYSLATTLGLTRFGPPSTTYRGEFGPGTSTDVDFRLPVSAGPLGTEEVTVRRTEPDLYAQTVHHGDYHGIGAAYRALDEWLRDSAFRPVGPPTEVYLVAPDEAVVPHDLLTEIRVPVAPADLSARVTVPVEDAVQIVHNALAEQGFGVLSEIDVRSTLHAKLEVAMEDYVILGACNPSLAHRALEIDRRIGLLLPCNVVVRAVGDTTVVEAADPEMLVRQSETTGLQPIALEARAALVAAMETVAKHPPAVK; from the coding sequence ATGTCGTACCCAGTGGCAGTTGTCGAATCGGTGCCGCACACCGTCCTGGAACTGCGCCGCACCGTACGTGCCGACCATGCCGGCGACGACATCGGAAGCGGGATGGAGGCGCTCTACAGCTTGGCCACCACTTTAGGGTTGACGCGATTCGGGCCTCCGTCTACGACCTACCGAGGTGAATTCGGCCCGGGCACGTCGACCGACGTCGACTTCAGGCTGCCGGTCAGCGCAGGGCCGCTCGGCACCGAAGAGGTGACGGTGCGACGAACCGAGCCCGACCTGTACGCGCAGACCGTCCATCACGGCGACTACCACGGAATCGGTGCCGCTTATCGCGCGCTCGACGAGTGGCTGCGCGACTCGGCGTTCCGTCCGGTGGGCCCACCAACCGAGGTGTACCTGGTCGCACCCGACGAGGCGGTGGTGCCCCACGATCTGTTGACCGAGATCCGTGTCCCCGTCGCGCCTGCCGATCTGAGTGCGCGAGTCACTGTGCCCGTCGAGGACGCCGTGCAAATCGTGCACAACGCATTGGCCGAACAAGGCTTCGGTGTGCTGTCCGAAATCGACGTGCGCTCCACATTGCATGCGAAGCTCGAGGTGGCGATGGAGGACTACGTGATCCTCGGCGCCTGCAACCCGTCGCTGGCCCATCGGGCGCTGGAGATCGACCGGCGAATCGGCCTGCTGCTCCCGTGCAACGTCGTGGTGCGCGCCGTCGGCGACACTACTGTCGTCGAGGCGGCGGACCCGGAAATGCTGGTACGGCAGTCCGAAACGACTGGGCTCCAACCGATCGCGTTGGAAGCCCGCGCAGCTCTCGTCGCCGCCATGGAGACAGTCGCGAAGCACCCGCCCGCAGTGAAATGA
- a CDS encoding FAD/NAD(P)-binding protein encodes MNANFPVAYRVTHRIQQTTDTVTLRLRPVDATLPPFLPGQFMMLYAFGVGEVAISISGDPNDQDGTLEHTIRAVGPVSRALHDTLLGGVIGVRGPFGTDWGLETTAGRDLIIVAGGLGLAPLRPVVLAAMAAGNHFGRVSLVTGARTPSDMLFRDEQEKWMADGALEVHQTVDRPTAGWRGRVGFVTEPTAHLAVAPDRTTAFLCGPEPMMRFCAETLLRKSVSADDIRMSLERNMQCGTGLCGHCQLGPLLLCRDGPIVDYATADPLLTVREL; translated from the coding sequence GTGAACGCCAACTTCCCGGTCGCCTATCGCGTAACCCACCGTATCCAGCAGACGACGGACACCGTGACGTTGCGACTTCGCCCGGTCGACGCCACGTTGCCACCGTTTCTTCCGGGCCAATTCATGATGCTATATGCATTCGGCGTCGGCGAAGTCGCCATTTCCATCAGCGGCGACCCGAACGACCAGGACGGCACCCTGGAGCACACCATCCGCGCGGTGGGACCGGTCAGCCGGGCACTGCACGACACTCTGCTGGGCGGCGTGATCGGCGTGCGCGGGCCATTCGGTACCGACTGGGGTCTGGAAACCACGGCGGGCCGAGATCTGATCATCGTGGCGGGCGGCCTCGGGTTGGCTCCGCTGCGTCCGGTAGTGCTCGCCGCGATGGCGGCGGGAAACCATTTCGGCCGGGTCAGCCTGGTCACCGGCGCCCGCACGCCCTCCGACATGTTGTTCCGCGACGAACAGGAAAAATGGATGGCCGACGGAGCGCTGGAGGTCCACCAGACCGTCGACCGCCCGACAGCGGGTTGGCGCGGCCGAGTCGGGTTCGTTACCGAACCTACGGCGCACCTGGCTGTCGCGCCGGACCGTACCACCGCGTTCCTGTGTGGCCCGGAGCCGATGATGCGGTTCTGCGCGGAGACATTGCTCCGTAAATCCGTGTCGGCCGACGATATTCGAATGTCATTGGAACGCAACATGCAATGCGGTACTGGGCTGTGCGGTCACTGCCAGCTCGGCCCGCTGTTGTTGTGCCGGGACGGACCGATCGTCGACTACGCGACAGCCGATCCCCTGCTCACGGTAAGGGAGTTGTGA
- a CDS encoding universal stress protein, with translation MTTQRSSDPHQLASAAVVVGVDGSEASDLAVRWAAETAAQRGRRLHIVHGLDLAVARAVLGVYDLMVPAVIDTIRRQGADHVATARRLAYDVDQGLTVETEVCEDHPAKLLIERSAAANLVVIGASGEGGTISHLGGTLLAVVSHGHGPVVVVRDTGTEYQTRCVGRVVVGVDGSEISEAAVGAAFAEASDRRAQLVAVYAWSDLPYGRFAGLPNTIPDRGVAAEAQSILAEQLAGWQEKYPDVDVMRKAYLSGPRHHLIEWSRSAQLLVVGSRGRGGFRGQLLGSTGNALIQRAHCPVMVVHSP, from the coding sequence ATGACCACACAGCGCAGCAGCGATCCACACCAGCTGGCATCGGCAGCCGTGGTGGTCGGTGTCGACGGCTCCGAGGCGTCCGACCTGGCCGTCCGCTGGGCTGCCGAGACGGCTGCACAGCGCGGGCGGCGGCTGCACATCGTGCACGGCCTCGACCTTGCCGTGGCGCGTGCCGTCCTGGGCGTCTACGACCTGATGGTGCCCGCCGTCATCGATACGATCCGCCGCCAGGGCGCGGATCATGTGGCGACGGCCCGCAGGCTGGCCTACGACGTCGATCAGGGCCTCACCGTGGAAACCGAGGTCTGCGAGGACCACCCGGCGAAACTGCTGATCGAGCGATCCGCGGCGGCGAACCTGGTTGTGATCGGCGCCAGCGGTGAAGGCGGCACGATCAGCCATCTCGGCGGCACGCTGCTTGCCGTGGTAAGCCACGGCCACGGCCCGGTCGTTGTGGTGCGCGACACCGGGACCGAATACCAGACGCGCTGTGTCGGCCGGGTCGTAGTCGGTGTCGACGGCAGTGAGATCAGCGAAGCGGCAGTCGGCGCCGCCTTCGCCGAAGCCAGCGACCGCCGTGCCCAACTCGTCGCCGTCTACGCGTGGAGCGACCTCCCTTACGGCCGATTCGCTGGGCTCCCCAATACCATCCCAGATCGCGGTGTCGCCGCAGAGGCGCAGTCGATCCTGGCCGAGCAGCTCGCCGGCTGGCAGGAGAAGTACCCGGACGTCGACGTCATGCGAAAGGCCTATCTGTCCGGGCCACGCCATCACCTCATCGAGTGGTCCCGATCGGCCCAGCTCCTTGTCGTCGGCAGCCGTGGCCGCGGCGGGTTCCGCGGCCAGCTGCTCGGCTCGACCGGCAATGCGCTCATCCAGCGCGCCCACTGCCCGGTCATGGTGGTCCATTCACCCTGA
- a CDS encoding oxidoreductase, which produces MSTPTLAVWKFASCDGCQLTVLDCEDELLTLADRIRVVHFLEVSSAVVAGPYDVSLVEGSITTSDDLRRIREVREQSRILVTIGACATHGGIQALRNFADVAEFTSVVYASPEYIDTLATSTPISAHVPVDFELRGCPIDRRQLLEVLNAFLAGRAPDIPNTSVCTECKRRGLTCVTVAEGIPCLGPVTHAGCGALCPGVHRGCYGCFGPMAMPNLRALLPQLAENGMSDGEINRIFSTFAVNAPEFAQRNTEHEPPH; this is translated from the coding sequence ATGAGTACACCGACATTGGCGGTCTGGAAGTTCGCGTCGTGCGACGGCTGCCAACTCACCGTGTTGGATTGCGAAGACGAGCTGCTGACGCTTGCGGACCGGATCCGGGTTGTGCACTTCCTCGAGGTCTCCAGCGCGGTGGTGGCCGGACCGTACGATGTGTCGCTGGTGGAGGGTTCCATCACCACCTCCGACGATCTGCGGCGGATCCGCGAGGTGCGAGAACAGTCCAGAATCCTGGTGACGATCGGAGCTTGCGCGACACACGGAGGTATTCAGGCACTGCGGAACTTCGCTGACGTCGCCGAATTCACTTCGGTGGTGTACGCCAGTCCGGAATACATCGACACACTGGCCACCTCCACCCCGATCTCGGCGCATGTGCCGGTGGACTTCGAGCTGCGTGGCTGCCCCATCGACCGCCGCCAACTGCTCGAGGTGCTGAATGCGTTCCTGGCCGGGCGTGCCCCGGACATCCCGAATACCAGTGTGTGTACCGAGTGCAAACGCCGCGGCCTGACCTGTGTCACGGTCGCCGAGGGAATCCCGTGTCTGGGGCCGGTCACCCATGCCGGATGCGGTGCGCTGTGCCCGGGCGTGCATCGCGGCTGTTACGGCTGCTTCGGGCCGATGGCGATGCCGAACCTCCGCGCGCTACTTCCACAGCTGGCCGAAAACGGTATGTCCGACGGCGAAATCAACCGGATTTTCAGCACTTTCGCAGTCAACGCACCGGAATTCGCGCAGAGGAACACCGAGCATGAGCCACCGCACTAG
- a CDS encoding bifunctional aminoglycoside phosphotransferase/ATP-binding protein, producing MLTTAIDAHAQLRETHTGIVVLCGERAYKAKKPITTDFLDFGTPALREQACARELELNRRMAPDVYLGVGHLSDPLGGPAEPVLVMRRMPEDRKLSNVLADTVGRSSELSALVRVLAQFHRSARRGPEIDRSGTPAALRSRWQALLHPLREQPAEVVDPALLARIEARAMRYLDGRGPLLARRIAEGRIIDGHGDLLAEDIFDLPDGFCILDCLDFDDRLRYVDCVDDIAFLAMDLEFLGHRHLGESLLADYLRTTEDSAPTSLVDHYTAYRALVRAKVDVIRFGQGEDAARGHSRRHLEIADRRSQRAAIRLTLIGGLPGTGKSTVAEHLSATTGSTLLASDQVRKELAAAEEVRGQVGTYGVGMYSPAEKTRVYSELLARARTLLATGVSVVLDASWIDAAERRRATALADEVSTDLVQVQCYCPRELANRRIRQRRASFSDATAEIAEAMSGSAAPWPDAIPLDTDRPLDDTVADAFRAWQIGEEVAQQRLASDRTSRGTLVTGSKLHSGVSNRIAP from the coding sequence GTGCTGACGACCGCCATCGACGCGCATGCCCAGTTGCGCGAGACACACACCGGGATAGTCGTGCTGTGCGGCGAGCGCGCCTATAAGGCGAAGAAGCCGATCACCACCGACTTCCTCGACTTCGGCACACCAGCGCTGCGCGAGCAAGCCTGTGCGCGCGAACTCGAACTCAATCGCCGCATGGCGCCGGACGTCTATCTCGGCGTCGGTCACCTGAGCGACCCGCTGGGCGGGCCCGCTGAGCCGGTGCTCGTCATGCGGCGGATGCCCGAGGACCGAAAATTGTCCAATGTGCTTGCCGACACCGTGGGGCGCAGCTCGGAGCTGTCCGCGCTGGTACGGGTGCTCGCCCAGTTCCACCGCTCGGCTCGGCGCGGCCCCGAGATCGATCGGTCCGGCACCCCGGCCGCGCTGCGAAGCCGATGGCAGGCACTCCTGCACCCGCTTCGAGAGCAGCCCGCGGAGGTGGTCGACCCCGCCCTGCTCGCACGGATCGAGGCGCGGGCCATGCGCTACCTCGACGGCCGGGGGCCGTTGCTGGCGCGACGGATCGCCGAGGGCCGCATCATCGATGGGCATGGCGATCTGCTCGCCGAGGACATCTTCGACCTCCCCGACGGCTTCTGCATCCTGGACTGTCTGGACTTCGACGACCGGCTTCGCTATGTCGACTGTGTCGACGACATAGCGTTCCTCGCCATGGATCTGGAGTTCCTCGGGCATCGCCACCTGGGTGAGAGTCTGCTGGCCGACTATCTCCGGACTACCGAGGACTCGGCACCGACGTCGCTGGTCGACCACTACACGGCCTACCGCGCCCTGGTGCGCGCAAAGGTCGACGTCATCCGTTTCGGGCAGGGCGAGGATGCCGCCCGCGGGCACAGCCGTCGCCACCTCGAGATCGCCGACCGTCGTTCGCAGCGCGCGGCGATCCGTCTCACTCTGATCGGCGGCCTCCCAGGGACCGGTAAATCGACTGTTGCCGAACATCTTTCGGCCACGACGGGGTCGACGCTGCTGGCCAGCGACCAGGTGCGCAAGGAACTGGCCGCAGCCGAGGAGGTGAGGGGGCAGGTCGGTACCTACGGTGTCGGCATGTACTCCCCCGCCGAGAAGACCCGCGTCTACTCCGAGCTGCTCGCCCGGGCCCGGACGCTGCTGGCGACCGGGGTGTCGGTGGTCCTCGACGCGAGCTGGATCGACGCAGCGGAGCGTCGCCGCGCCACCGCATTGGCCGACGAGGTGTCCACCGATCTTGTGCAAGTGCAGTGCTACTGCCCGCGCGAGCTGGCAAACCGCCGGATTCGCCAACGGCGCGCATCCTTCTCCGACGCAACGGCCGAGATCGCGGAGGCCATGTCCGGCTCGGCTGCGCCCTGGCCCGACGCGATTCCGCTGGACACCGACCGACCACTCGACGACACGGTGGCCGATGCCTTCCGTGCCTGGCAGATCGGCGAAGAAGTGGCACAGCAGCGACTGGCAAGCGACCGGACTTCTCGAGGGACCTTGGTTACCGGTTCGAAGTTGCACTCCGGCGTGTCCAACCGGATCGCTCCGTAG
- a CDS encoding Crp/Fnr family transcriptional regulator, producing the protein MYDVGELSTFPRLAGLSRDELTALARIGRGVSFPPGQRLFSEHEQADRCWLICDGLVQLDAQIPGRGEEVVQTLGRGDLLGWSWRVAPYRWHFGARCIDAVTAVEFDARQLSELVDQDPRFGRALTTVLFETVLERLQATRARLLDLYRNPGKARM; encoded by the coding sequence ATGTATGACGTCGGCGAGCTGTCGACCTTTCCCCGACTTGCCGGGCTGAGCCGCGACGAGCTGACCGCATTGGCGCGCATCGGCAGAGGCGTGTCCTTCCCGCCTGGGCAGCGGCTGTTCAGCGAACATGAGCAAGCCGACCGCTGTTGGTTGATCTGCGATGGTCTGGTCCAGCTGGACGCACAGATACCGGGACGCGGCGAGGAGGTGGTGCAAACACTCGGGCGCGGCGACCTGCTCGGGTGGTCCTGGCGGGTAGCGCCCTACCGGTGGCATTTCGGGGCGCGGTGTATCGATGCGGTGACCGCTGTCGAGTTCGATGCGCGGCAGTTGTCCGAATTGGTCGATCAAGACCCGAGATTCGGGCGCGCGTTGACCACCGTGCTGTTCGAGACTGTGCTGGAGCGGCTGCAAGCCACTCGGGCTCGACTGCTCGATCTTTACCGCAACCCCGGTAAGGCCCGGATGTGA